The Drosophila teissieri strain GT53w chromosome X, Prin_Dtei_1.1, whole genome shotgun sequence genome has a segment encoding these proteins:
- the LOC122624309 gene encoding irregular chiasm C-roughest protein, giving the protein MKRMRSSRLLVLPLILVLILTLLLQPIAVHAKSKKNKSSQSSHHGDSSSSSSSSSSSSSSSSSSSASASAAADESKSKGGDSGGQHFAMEPQDQTAVVGSRVTLPCRVMEKVGALQWTKDDFGLGQHRNLSGFERYSMVGSDEEGDFSLDIYPLMLDDDAKYQCQVGPGPQGEQGIRSRFAKLTVLVPPEAPKITQGDYLVTTEDREIELECVSQGGKPAAEITWIDGLGNVLTKGIEYVKEPLADSRRITARSILKLAPKKEHHNTTFTCQAQNTADRTYRSAKLLLEVKYAPKVTVSVVGGALAGGKIPEGAEVILSCQADANPHELSYRWFINDELMTGDFTTKMIIHNVSRQYHDASVKCEVVNAVGKSEQSKKLDISFGPVFRQRPVSVEADLGATVSMRCDVAGNPEPEIEWISENSDQVVGVAAELKLKVSSETAGRYFCKAVVNGFPEIGAEATLYVKRAPIITSHKVQFGGVGGRVKIDCLAFSIPKAEHILWSFEGKIINMSSADPDIYIFEEHHLPEGVRAALIIRDSKATHFGKYNCTVMNSYGGDSLVITLLREPGNIPVLLVVMGSMFCVAIILMIVMIIIVYRKRRSRKKPMPADVIPEASRGGDKLNELKSELRAKAYDVEYSEAGGDGLAINLTQSPMPDVQMKGATLGVPLAGPVKFDERFAGDFGGDRYNRQCHIKNLKNQQEPTAYKGSPQTNANGYAHYFEYALDYSPPGEGAGVVVSGGGKVKNGGMNSATLPHSAATVNGGGAGNGGGASLPRNQRHDIQQSQQANGFLGQPLLQNGIDSRFSAIYGNPYLRTNSSLLPPLPPPSPANPAATPAPPPYHAARHGHAHHANGGLKHFVGGAVITTSPVANVNGNGGGGLGGGSTPSGVGGVAAGGGSVSGSSSNLTASSNTLAATPLAGGGNGGQCAQSPSGQFILSNNGKGHTQKGPLATHV; this is encoded by the exons ATGAAGAGAATGCGCAGCAGTCGCCTCCTGGTGCTGCCACTGATCCTGGTGCTGATCCTGACGCTGCTCCTCCAACCGATTGCCGTCCACGCCAAGTCGAAGAAGAACAAGTCCAGCCAGAGCTCGCACCACGGtgactcctcctcctcatcctcctcctcctcctcatcatcctcatcctcctcctcgtcgagTGCCTCCGcatcggcggcggcggatGAGAGCAAATCGAAGGGCGGCGACAGTGGGGGTCAGCACTTTGCCATGGAGCCGCAGGACCAGACGGCCGTCGTCGGCTCCCGCGTGACGCTGCCCTGCAGGGTGATGGAGAAGGTGGGTGCGCTGCAGTGGACGAAGGACGACTTCGGACTGGGCCAGCATCGCAATCTGAGTGGCTTCGAGCGCTACTCGATGGTGGGCAGCGACGAGGAGGGCGACTTCTCGCTGGACATCTATCCCCTGATGCTGGACGACGACGCCAAGTATCAGTGCCAAGTGGGTCCCGGTCCGCAGGGCGAGCAGGGCATACGTTCGCGATTCGCCAAGCTAACAGTGCTCGTGCCGCCGGAGGCGCCGAAAATCACGCAAGGCGACTACCTGGTGACCACCGAGGATCGCGAGATCGAGCTGGAGTGCGTGTCGCAGGGTGGCAAGCCCGCCGCCGAGATCACCTGGATCGACGGCCTGGGCAATGTGCTCACCAAGGGCATCGAGTACGTGAAGGAACCACTCGCCGATTCGCGTCGCATCACGGCCAGATCCATACTGAAACTGGCGCCCAAGAAGGAGCATCACAACACAACGTTCACGTGCCAGGCGCAAAACACCGCCGATCGCACCTACAGATCGGCGAAACTGCTGCTCGAGGTCAAGTACGCGCCCAAGGTCACCGTTTCGGTGGTGGGCGGTGCACTGGCGGGTGGCAAGATTCCCGAGGGCGCCGAGGTGATCCTCAGCTGCCAGGCGGACGCCAATCCGCATGAACTCAGCTATCGGTGGTTCATCAACGACGAGCTCATGACCGGCGACTTTACCACCAAGATG ATCATTCACAATGTGTCGCGGCAGTACCACGACGCCAGTGTCAAGTGCGAGGTGGTCAACGCGGTGGGCAAGAGCGAGCAGAGCAAGAAACTGGACATAAGCT TTGGCCCAGTTTTCCGCCAGCGTCCCGTGAGCGTGGAGGCCGACCTGGGCGCCACTGTGAGCATGCGCTGCGATGTGGCCGGCAATCCGGAGCCCGAGATCGAGTGGATCAGCGAGAACTCCGACCAG GTGGTTGGCGTGGCGGCGGAACTGAAGCTGAAGGTGAGCAGCGAGACGGCGGGGCGCTACTTCTGCAAGGCGGTGGTCAATGGCTTTCCGGAAATCGGCGCCGAGGCAACGCTGTACGTGAAGCGGGCACCGATCATCACCTCGCACAAGGTGCAGTTTGGCGGCGTTGGCGGTCGCGTGAAGATCGACTGTCTGGCCTTCAGCATACCGAAGGCGGAGCACATACTGTGGTCGTTCGAGggcaagatcatcaacatgagCAGCGCCGATCCGGATATCTACATCTTCGAGGAGCACCATTTGCCGGAGGGCGTGCGAGCCGCGCTGATCATACGCGATAGCAAGGCCACGCACTTTGGGAAGTACAACTGCACGGTGATGAATTCGTATGGCGGCGATTCGCTGGTCATAACACTGCTGCGCGAGCCGGGCAACATACCCGTGCTCCTGGTCGTCATGGGCTCCATGTTCTGCGTGGCCATCATCCTGATGATCGTGATGATCATCATCGTGTACCGCAAGCGGCGCAGCCGCAAGAAGCCAATGCCAGCGGACGTCATACCGGAGGCGTCGCGCGGCGGTGATAAGCTGAACGAGCTGAAGAGCGAGCTGCGCGCGAAGGCCTACGACGTGGAGTACTCGGAGGCGGGCGGCGATGGCCTGGCCATCAATCTCACCCAGTCCCCGATGCCCGATGTCCAAATGAAGGGCGCCACACTGGGAGTCCCACTCGCGGGCCCGGTGAAATTCGATGAGCGCTTTGCGGGCGACTTTGGCGGCGATCGCTACAATCGCCAGTGCCACATCAAGAATCTGAAGAACCAGCAGGAGCCAACCGCCTACAAGGGCAGTCCACAGACCAATGCCAATGGCTATGCCCACTACTTCGAGTACGCCCTGGACTACAGTCCGCCGGGCGAGGGCGCTGGCGTGGTTGTGAGCGGCGGTGGCAAGGTCAAGAACGGTGGCATGAACTCGGCCACGCTGCCGCACTCGGCGGCCACCGTGAATGGGGGCGGTGCTGGCAATGGGGGCGGGGCCAGTCTGCCGCGCAACCAGCGACACGACATTCAACAGTCGCAGCAGGCAAACGGATTTCTCG GACAACCGCTGCTGCAGAACGGCATCGACAGCCGCTTCAGCGCCATCTACGGTAATCCCTACCTAAGGACGAACTCCTCGCTGCTCCccccgctgccgccgccgagcCCCGCCAATCCGGCGGCCACgcccgccccgcccccctaTCATGCCGCCcgccacggccacgcccaccacgcCAATGGCGGACTCAAGCATTTTGTGGGCGGCGCCGTGATCACCACGAGTCCCGTTGCCAATGTGAACGGCAATGGCGGCGGCGGCCTGGGCGGTGGCTCGACGCCCAGCGGcgttgggggcgtggcagcgggcGGGGGCAGCGTCAGCGGCAGCAGTTCGAACTTGaccgccagcagcaacacactggcggccacgcccctcgcgggcggcggcaacggcggccAGTGCGCCCAGAGTCCGTCCGGCCAGTTCATACTGTCCAACAATGGCAAAGGACACACGCAGAAAGGACCTCTGGCCACTCACGTCTAA